In Comamonas sp. lk, the following proteins share a genomic window:
- a CDS encoding FAD-dependent oxidoreductase: MGIEHSKILARQEVAQGTMAFHLAKPAGFEFRPGQAFEILLPGASSEASQEERGHAFSIVSAPHENELMFATRMRDSVYKRALGALPVGAELDIDGPFGSLTLHKNTARAGVLIAGGIGVTPFMSMLRHAAMQRSPQDLLLLYSNRRPEDAAFLSELQALAKQHPKFRLKATMTDMAHSFESWSGDTQKIDSAWVQQAIEGLTNPIFYVAGPPAMVAAMQQMLVAAGIDEDDVRSEEFYGY, from the coding sequence ATGGGCATAGAGCACAGCAAAATTCTTGCGCGCCAAGAAGTCGCGCAAGGCACGATGGCGTTTCATCTTGCCAAGCCGGCGGGGTTCGAGTTCCGTCCTGGGCAGGCGTTCGAGATCCTGCTGCCGGGTGCAAGCTCCGAGGCAAGCCAGGAGGAGCGTGGTCACGCGTTTTCCATTGTCAGTGCGCCGCACGAGAACGAATTGATGTTTGCCACGCGTATGAGGGACAGTGTTTACAAGCGCGCGCTTGGAGCTCTTCCCGTGGGCGCTGAACTGGATATAGATGGGCCGTTCGGCTCGCTGACCTTGCACAAAAACACGGCGCGGGCGGGCGTGCTCATTGCTGGTGGAATTGGAGTTACACCTTTCATGAGCATGCTGCGGCATGCGGCAATGCAGCGGTCGCCGCAGGATCTACTGCTGCTGTATTCGAATCGTCGCCCCGAAGATGCAGCGTTTCTCTCCGAGCTTCAGGCGCTCGCAAAGCAGCATCCGAAATTTAGACTCAAGGCCACCATGACCGATATGGCGCACTCTTTTGAAAGTTGGAGCGGAGATACGCAAAAAATCGACAGTGCATGGGTTCAACAGGCTATCGAGGGCTTAACCAATCCGATTTTCTATGTGGCCGGGCCGCCTGCCATGGTCGCTGCCATGCAGCAGATGCTGGTAGCTGCAGGTATTGATGAAGACGATGTGCGCAGCGAGGAGTTTTATGGATATTGA
- a CDS encoding nitroreductase — translation MKPNQISYFLALHREQDWAKAAAACEVSTLELLKVVEKAESEHGCALVKAGSPFQGFTVEGKKVIAQAQQLSNAMATLEQCFTESRRKRAVAPLLDRRSISPKRLCSPPPDAAAIELMTVAALSAPDHGGLHPWRIIAFGADQREALADLFVQEKLRRDPLASRDDIQRAREHATRSPALLAFVVSPKARARVPAREQLLTAGAALGNFMNAAHQLGFGAISLSGERCFDPILSVQLGLTSSEYLACFISLGSIAEPPVPKSKAAPSAVLSHWIPCTTAIGQAV, via the coding sequence ATGAAGCCGAATCAAATTTCCTACTTCCTGGCTTTGCATCGCGAGCAAGACTGGGCCAAGGCCGCCGCAGCCTGTGAAGTTTCGACGCTTGAGTTGCTGAAGGTGGTGGAGAAAGCGGAGAGCGAACATGGCTGTGCACTCGTGAAGGCTGGATCTCCATTTCAAGGCTTCACCGTAGAAGGGAAAAAAGTGATAGCACAAGCCCAGCAGCTATCCAATGCGATGGCTACGCTGGAACAGTGCTTCACGGAATCGCGCAGAAAACGTGCGGTGGCTCCATTGCTGGATCGCCGTTCCATTTCTCCAAAGCGCTTATGCTCGCCGCCGCCAGATGCAGCAGCCATCGAATTGATGACGGTTGCTGCGCTCAGTGCACCAGATCATGGGGGCCTGCATCCTTGGCGCATCATTGCGTTTGGAGCAGATCAAAGAGAAGCTTTGGCAGATCTGTTCGTGCAGGAGAAACTGCGCCGCGACCCTTTGGCATCTAGAGACGATATCCAACGGGCACGCGAGCATGCGACCCGCAGTCCTGCCTTGCTCGCTTTTGTTGTATCGCCGAAAGCAAGGGCACGAGTCCCCGCACGTGAGCAATTGCTTACGGCCGGCGCTGCTTTGGGGAATTTCATGAATGCAGCGCACCAGTTGGGTTTCGGCGCCATCTCGCTCAGTGGCGAGCGCTGCTTCGACCCCATACTCAGCGTCCAACTGGGTCTGACGAGCAGTGAATACTTGGCGTGCTTCATCAGTCTAGGCAGTATTGCCGAGCCTCCTGTACCAAAAAGCAAGGCGGCACCCAGCGCTGTATTGAGTCACTGGATCCCTTGCACGACCGCTATTGGGCAAGCCGTCTGA
- the chrA gene encoding chromate efflux transporter, producing MDTALPRSTDPATALSLSEALRFWLKLGFISFGGPAGQIALMHEELVDRRRWISEKRFLHALNYCMLLPGPEAQQLATYLGWLLHRTWGGVLAGVLFVLPSLFIIIALAWLYMAHGDVPVIAGFFYGIKPAVTALVAQAAYRVGSRSLKNSWHWSIAAAAFLAIFMLNVPFPLIVMAAAAVGFLGSKVRPEAFGGGTRHETGTKPSEIRPALIDDTTPAPPHAKFTWRRFWSVLFVCVALWGGVLGVLAALFGPHSPLVQMGWFFTKAALMTFGGAYAVLPYVYQGAVENFHWLTATQMIDGLALGETTPGPLIMVVSFVAFVGGWTKAIFGSDSLLLAGVVAAMVVTFFTFLPSFFFILIGGPFIESTHGKLKFTAPLVGITAAVVGVILNLAVFFAYHVIWPRGLAGSIDWASIAIGVAAAVALLRFKVNVIYVIVAAGLTGLLVRL from the coding sequence ATGGACACCGCTTTGCCCAGGTCGACCGACCCGGCCACCGCTCTCTCGCTCTCAGAAGCCCTGCGCTTTTGGTTGAAACTCGGTTTCATCAGTTTTGGCGGACCCGCAGGTCAGATTGCGCTCATGCACGAAGAACTTGTGGATCGCCGCCGATGGATTTCGGAGAAGCGCTTCCTCCACGCCTTGAACTACTGCATGCTGCTACCTGGGCCTGAAGCCCAGCAACTTGCAACCTACCTGGGCTGGCTGCTGCATCGAACATGGGGCGGCGTTTTGGCTGGCGTGCTCTTCGTTCTACCTTCGCTATTCATCATCATTGCTCTCGCCTGGCTGTACATGGCTCACGGTGACGTGCCAGTCATCGCGGGCTTTTTCTACGGCATAAAACCTGCGGTAACAGCACTCGTGGCACAGGCCGCCTACCGTGTGGGCTCCAGATCGCTTAAGAACAGTTGGCATTGGAGTATTGCTGCTGCGGCATTCCTTGCCATCTTTATGCTGAATGTTCCGTTTCCGCTGATCGTCATGGCGGCAGCCGCTGTCGGATTCTTGGGCAGCAAGGTGCGCCCCGAGGCTTTTGGCGGCGGCACCAGGCACGAAACAGGAACGAAGCCTTCGGAGATCAGGCCTGCACTCATAGACGACACAACCCCTGCCCCGCCTCATGCCAAGTTCACTTGGCGACGCTTCTGGTCCGTGCTTTTTGTCTGTGTGGCCCTGTGGGGAGGCGTCCTTGGCGTTCTTGCTGCGCTTTTCGGACCGCATTCACCGCTGGTGCAGATGGGGTGGTTTTTCACCAAAGCGGCACTCATGACCTTTGGCGGCGCTTATGCGGTGCTTCCCTATGTCTACCAAGGTGCAGTGGAAAATTTTCATTGGCTGACGGCGACGCAAATGATCGACGGCTTGGCCTTGGGTGAGACGACTCCCGGCCCTCTCATCATGGTGGTGAGCTTCGTAGCCTTCGTAGGCGGCTGGACCAAAGCCATCTTCGGGTCGGATTCACTGCTGCTGGCTGGAGTTGTAGCGGCAATGGTCGTGACCTTTTTTACTTTTTTACCGTCTTTCTTTTTCATTTTGATTGGCGGACCCTTCATTGAATCCACCCACGGCAAGCTGAAGTTCACCGCGCCACTGGTCGGCATCACCGCAGCAGTGGTGGGGGTCATACTGAACCTCGCGGTCTTTTTTGCCTATCACGTCATATGGCCTCGGGGTCTTGCCGGCAGCATCGATTGGGCGTCGATAGCGATAGGCGTGGCTGCGGCCGTTGCGTTATTGCGCTTTAAGGTCAATGTGATCTATGTCATTGTGGCTGCAGGCTTGACGGGACTGCTTGTACGCCTCTGA